CATTTTCAATGGCTCCATTGCCGCGCGTGACAGCACCTCATGGGATGCCTCGGACTCCATCAAACTCGAACTCTTCATCGACGGACTCATCGCAGATAGCATCGAGTTTCGACCCAATAATCCTACCAGCACTACATCGCTGGCCGAGGACACCAATGCAGACAACATCGGTGACGGCCCAGCCATCAATCCGCTTGCACCTTACGCGTTCCAGCTTTCCTCTCCCACCACCGCCAATACCGGCGTCACTGTAAAAATCACCGCCCATTCCGACTCAGCGAATGAAGAGTTCTGGGTCAGCGGCACCCTCTCTGCGGAGGTTGATACCTCAGGAACCGTCCCTGAACCCTCCTCCACCATGCTGCTCGGACTG
The Oceaniferula marina DNA segment above includes these coding regions:
- a CDS encoding PEP-CTERM sorting domain-containing protein, which codes for MNALTNHKNILSIAMTTALGVGLSHAALISSSIPTVGETGGFSDGVGDYFGIVTGGLIAGNTFSPNTTTPPEGALAGRDLDDGGALPADRTAEWSLPLPGGATPPMSSIIFNGSIAARDSTSWDASDSIKLELFIDGLIADSIEFRPNNPTSTTSLAEDTNADNIGDGPAINPLAPYAFQLSSPTTANTGVTVKITAHSDSANEEFWVSGTLSAEVDTSGTVPEPSSTMLLGLAGSILIFRRKK